From the Gordonia bronchialis DSM 43247 genome, one window contains:
- a CDS encoding MspA family porin encodes MKLSFKRLGLAGGALIAAACATLAVPATAGADVHVVLPSQTDRLTMGDGTVVSVTRTGERAIINPSLGGTPLHRNAWVSGTYSVHTSKDAKKIKIQAGYVVGCQVNISGLTNSGNENGSVPSTGTPTGAVGGGATISVGPGQAVNYYINDVESADDCGNQKHSPKVTYKSTDHARLGYTNETMQISGCAGYAQARSMAVVYVITSNAEQVLTFYGKPFSLG; translated from the coding sequence ATGAAACTCAGCTTCAAGCGGCTCGGCCTCGCCGGAGGCGCGCTGATCGCCGCGGCCTGCGCCACCCTCGCCGTACCGGCGACCGCCGGTGCCGACGTCCATGTGGTACTTCCGTCCCAGACCGATCGCCTCACCATGGGAGACGGCACCGTCGTCTCGGTGACCAGGACCGGGGAGCGGGCCATCATCAACCCGTCCCTCGGCGGTACGCCGCTACACCGCAACGCGTGGGTCTCGGGCACCTATTCGGTGCACACCAGCAAGGACGCCAAGAAGATCAAGATCCAGGCCGGTTACGTGGTGGGCTGTCAGGTCAACATCTCGGGACTCACCAACTCGGGCAACGAAAATGGCTCTGTTCCGTCCACGGGCACACCGACCGGCGCCGTCGGTGGCGGTGCGACCATCAGTGTCGGCCCCGGGCAGGCGGTCAACTACTACATCAACGATGTCGAGAGCGCCGATGATTGCGGCAACCAGAAACACTCGCCGAAGGTGACCTACAAGAGCACCGACCACGCTCGTCTCGGCTACACCAACGAAACCATGCAGATCAGTGGCTGCGCCGGCTACGCGCAGGCACGGTCGATGGCGGTGGTCTACGTGATCACCAGCAACGCCGAGCAGGTCCTGACCTTCTACGGCAAGCCGTTCAGCCTCGGGTGA
- a CDS encoding MspA family porin, which translates to MSTIESSLRGRGTRIGRGLAGRAALVAWVSAAAAVGVCASVAAPAHADAFVRLPGGTAHGAGLTLTRSHESAQISPSLAANGLGRTAWVSADITLAAPNLKASPAGPNNGPLGESTAPGTGGTSTDGAAATLSAGYIVGCQVNVNGVTTGVTGSINSTGVPSGTGTLSVPITPGQVVFVQIDYKDVEKAGTYYFNYDRVQLQIQNCAGYAQARSYVTVETTGTDHQKVNLYGKPFSIG; encoded by the coding sequence ATGAGCACCATCGAGTCATCTCTGCGTGGCCGTGGAACGCGCATCGGGCGGGGTCTGGCCGGCCGGGCCGCACTCGTCGCCTGGGTGTCGGCAGCAGCTGCGGTGGGTGTCTGTGCGAGCGTGGCAGCCCCCGCGCACGCGGACGCCTTTGTGCGGCTACCCGGAGGGACCGCGCACGGAGCGGGGCTCACCCTGACCCGCAGTCACGAATCAGCCCAGATCTCACCGTCGTTGGCTGCCAACGGACTCGGACGGACCGCCTGGGTCAGCGCCGACATCACGTTGGCCGCACCGAATCTGAAAGCATCGCCGGCCGGACCCAACAACGGTCCGCTGGGCGAATCGACGGCCCCGGGTACTGGGGGTACCTCCACCGACGGCGCCGCGGCGACATTGTCCGCCGGCTACATCGTGGGGTGTCAGGTCAACGTCAACGGTGTCACCACCGGCGTCACCGGGAGCATCAACTCGACCGGCGTGCCCAGTGGTACGGGCACGCTGAGCGTGCCGATCACGCCCGGGCAGGTCGTATTCGTCCAGATCGACTACAAGGACGTCGAGAAGGCCGGCACCTACTACTTCAACTACGACCGTGTGCAACTGCAGATCCAGAACTGTGCCGGTTACGCGCAGGCCCGGTCCTATGTGACCGTCGAGACCACCGGCACCGACCATCAGAAGGTCAACCTCTACGGCAAGCCGTTCTCCATCGGCTGA
- a CDS encoding TIGR03564 family F420-dependent LLM class oxidoreductase, translated as MNSPVIGTSLWFAQPENAVDETIVRAQVAADAGLGKVWLGQRFDYDAITLTALIAREVSGIGVGVSAVPIFSRHPINVAAAAQTAQAASHGRFELGLALGAAPLIEGTYGVDFRRPVRRLEEFLTIIGSLLRTGSSDFRGTEISSTTPLPTGLPGAEPVPPILVAALGPRALEVSGRLADGILPNLAGPSVLEQHIVPVVATAARESGRPEPRIVPLVPALVTDDPAAAFDQLSTATALYDTIPSYRRVLDLGGHTRAAELGLIGDARHVADGLRRYFDAGATEIILTQTATLGPDAEKRTWEAAAGVVG; from the coding sequence ATGAACTCCCCGGTGATCGGCACGTCGCTCTGGTTTGCGCAGCCCGAGAATGCAGTCGACGAGACGATCGTGCGCGCCCAGGTGGCCGCCGATGCCGGCCTCGGCAAGGTCTGGCTCGGGCAGCGGTTCGACTACGACGCGATCACCCTGACCGCGTTGATCGCCCGAGAGGTATCCGGGATCGGGGTGGGCGTGTCCGCGGTCCCCATCTTCAGCAGACATCCCATCAACGTCGCGGCGGCCGCCCAGACCGCGCAGGCCGCGTCGCACGGCCGCTTCGAACTTGGATTGGCGCTCGGTGCCGCACCGTTGATCGAGGGCACCTACGGTGTGGATTTCCGCCGCCCGGTGCGACGCCTCGAGGAATTCCTGACCATCATCGGGAGTTTGCTGCGCACCGGGTCCAGTGATTTCCGCGGCACCGAGATCAGTTCCACCACACCACTTCCCACCGGTCTGCCCGGTGCGGAACCGGTGCCGCCGATCCTCGTCGCCGCCCTGGGTCCGCGCGCCCTGGAGGTGTCGGGACGATTGGCTGACGGAATCCTGCCGAATCTCGCCGGACCGTCGGTGCTCGAACAGCACATCGTGCCGGTCGTCGCCACAGCCGCCCGGGAGTCCGGTAGACCGGAGCCGCGGATCGTGCCCCTCGTACCCGCCCTGGTCACCGACGATCCCGCCGCAGCCTTTGACCAATTGAGCACTGCCACGGCACTTTACGACACGATTCCGTCCTACCGGCGGGTCCTGGACCTCGGCGGCCACACGCGCGCTGCCGAACTCGGACTGATCGGTGACGCCCGGCACGTCGCCGACGGACTGCGTCGCTACTTCGACGCCGGGGCCACCGAGATCATCCTGACCCAGACCGCGACACTGGGGCCCGACGCGGAGAAACGCACCTGGGAGGCCGCCGCCGGTGTGGTCGGATGA
- a CDS encoding LLM class flavin-dependent oxidoreductase, translating to MRVGMTLPVMEPGLDASTLRTWAHAIDEGPFSSLCWGERIAFDNPEALTLLGAVAAWTDRVRLVTTVIVPQLHDPVMLAKALATGDVLSGGRLTVGLGIGGRHEDYRAVGADVTTQNMRTLAESAATMRRVWSGARLTDSVLPVGPAPFQTGGPELHVGTTGPKTIRHAAAWASGVAGVTLDLDLHRQGELFDIARTAWSAQDKPAPHLATSFWFAFGDDGRAQIHRHLRHYMNWIPADFVDAMAPTTGWSGSADDLLATLRGFAAIGTDEVVLIPTSTDLAQLAIAAEVAAEFA from the coding sequence ATGCGAGTAGGAATGACGCTGCCGGTGATGGAACCGGGTCTGGACGCCAGCACCCTGCGGACGTGGGCGCACGCCATCGACGAGGGGCCGTTCTCGTCGCTGTGCTGGGGTGAACGCATCGCCTTCGACAACCCGGAGGCACTCACCCTGCTCGGCGCGGTGGCGGCCTGGACGGATCGGGTCCGGCTGGTGACGACGGTCATCGTCCCGCAACTGCACGATCCGGTGATGCTGGCCAAAGCGCTGGCGACCGGTGACGTCCTGAGTGGCGGCCGGCTCACCGTCGGGCTCGGGATCGGCGGCCGCCACGAGGACTATCGGGCGGTCGGCGCAGACGTGACCACGCAGAACATGCGCACGCTGGCCGAATCCGCCGCGACGATGCGGCGAGTGTGGAGCGGGGCGCGGCTCACCGACTCGGTCCTCCCGGTCGGACCGGCACCGTTCCAGACCGGCGGACCGGAATTGCACGTCGGCACCACCGGCCCCAAGACCATTCGCCACGCAGCCGCATGGGCATCCGGCGTGGCCGGGGTGACCCTCGACCTCGATCTGCACCGTCAGGGCGAACTCTTCGACATCGCACGGACTGCGTGGTCGGCACAGGACAAGCCCGCACCGCATCTCGCGACGTCGTTCTGGTTCGCCTTCGGCGACGACGGCAGAGCGCAGATCCACCGGCACCTGCGCCACTACATGAACTGGATCCCGGCGGACTTCGTCGACGCCATGGCCCCCACCACCGGCTGGTCCGGCAGCGCCGACGACCTATTGGCCACGCTGCGCGGGTTCGCGGCGATCGGCACCGACGAGGTGGTCCTCATCCCGACCAGCACCGATCTCGCGCAACTCGCGATCGCCGCGGAGGTCGCGGCGGAGTTCGCCTGA
- a CDS encoding DUF1295 domain-containing protein encodes MSRASSFRWICLAYVIAVGVGLAWLMWGPATDHLWLDTLIADVLATVVIFAFSRVHHNSSFYDAYWSVIPPLLVVYWWARGPVGLDAWHCWLIALVVAIWAVRLTANWVRTFPGLHHEDWRYPMLKQRAGRAEFVVDFVAIHLIPTLQVFLGMVPVYVALTHGDALGWLTWVAFAVTLAAVVLETVADRQLQLFVSTAQPGAVMDRGVWGWSRHPNYLGELGFWFGLALFGLAAMPSRWWWMFAGTAAMLAMFLGASIPMMEKRSLERRPAYAGVMDRVSMLVPRPPRARAGT; translated from the coding sequence GTGTCACGAGCGTCGTCATTCCGGTGGATCTGCCTGGCCTACGTGATCGCCGTCGGCGTAGGTCTCGCCTGGTTGATGTGGGGACCGGCGACCGACCATCTCTGGCTCGACACGCTCATCGCCGACGTGCTGGCCACCGTCGTCATCTTCGCCTTCAGCCGGGTGCACCACAACTCCAGCTTCTACGACGCCTACTGGAGCGTGATCCCGCCGCTGCTGGTGGTGTACTGGTGGGCGCGCGGGCCCGTCGGTCTCGACGCGTGGCATTGCTGGCTGATCGCGCTCGTCGTTGCCATCTGGGCAGTGCGCCTCACCGCGAATTGGGTCCGCACCTTTCCCGGTCTACACCACGAGGACTGGCGCTACCCGATGCTCAAACAGCGAGCCGGGCGGGCCGAGTTCGTCGTGGATTTCGTTGCCATCCACCTGATTCCGACACTTCAGGTGTTCCTCGGCATGGTCCCGGTCTATGTGGCCCTCACCCACGGCGACGCGCTGGGATGGCTGACGTGGGTGGCCTTCGCCGTGACGCTGGCAGCCGTGGTCCTCGAGACCGTCGCGGACCGTCAGCTCCAGCTCTTCGTCAGTACGGCCCAGCCCGGCGCGGTCATGGATCGCGGTGTCTGGGGATGGTCGAGGCATCCGAATTACCTCGGCGAGTTGGGATTCTGGTTCGGGCTCGCGCTGTTCGGTCTCGCGGCGATGCCTTCGCGCTGGTGGTGGATGTTCGCCGGCACCGCGGCCATGCTGGCGATGTTCCTCGGCGCCAGCATCCCGATGATGGAGAAGCGCAGCCTGGAGCGACGGCCCGCCTACGCCGGCGTGATGGATCGGGTGTCGATGCTCGTGCCGCGGCCGCCGCGCGCGAGAGCCGGGACCTGA